In Pseudomonas sp. GCEP-101, one DNA window encodes the following:
- a CDS encoding LysR family transcriptional regulator: MELRHLRYFREVAGTLNFTRAAERLHIAQPPLSRQIQQLEELLGVPLLERGRPLRLTDAGRYFHEQTGTLLAQLESICQSTRRIGLGERQWFGIGFAPSTLYDGLPELIRELRGDAGLELGLQEMTTVQQVEALKSGRIDIGFGRIRIDDPAITQQVLREEPMVAVLPAGHCLLGAPLSLERLAGEDFVLYPANPRPSYADHVLALFANHGLGIRVAQWTNELQTAIGLVAAGLGVALVPASVQQQHRADIGYVTLTDAEAVSPIILSQRRGDVSAPLQRCLHLIGAKLP; encoded by the coding sequence ATGGAGCTGCGACACCTGCGCTACTTCCGCGAAGTGGCCGGCACCCTCAACTTCACCCGCGCCGCCGAGCGCCTGCACATCGCCCAGCCGCCGCTGAGCCGGCAGATCCAGCAGCTCGAGGAACTGCTCGGCGTGCCCCTGCTGGAGCGTGGCCGACCGCTGCGCCTGACCGACGCCGGGCGCTACTTCCACGAGCAGACCGGCACCCTGCTGGCGCAACTGGAGAGCATCTGCCAGAGCACCCGGCGCATCGGCCTGGGCGAACGCCAGTGGTTCGGCATCGGCTTCGCGCCCTCGACGCTGTACGACGGGCTGCCCGAGCTGATCCGCGAGCTGCGCGGTGACGCCGGACTGGAGCTGGGGTTGCAGGAAATGACCACGGTGCAGCAGGTCGAGGCGCTCAAGAGTGGGCGCATCGATATCGGCTTCGGGCGCATCCGCATCGACGATCCGGCCATTACCCAGCAGGTATTGCGCGAGGAGCCGATGGTCGCCGTGCTGCCCGCCGGGCACTGCCTGCTCGGCGCGCCGCTGAGCCTGGAACGGCTGGCCGGCGAGGACTTCGTGCTCTACCCCGCCAACCCGCGCCCCAGCTACGCCGACCATGTGCTGGCGCTGTTCGCTAACCACGGCCTGGGCATCCGCGTGGCGCAGTGGACCAACGAGCTGCAGACCGCCATCGGCCTGGTCGCCGCCGGCCTGGGCGTGGCGCTGGTGCCGGCGTCGGTGCAACAGCAGCACCGCGCCGACATCGGCTACGTCACGCTGACCGACGCCGAGGCGGTCTCGCCGATCATTCTCAGCCAGCGCCGTGGCGACGTCAGCGCGCCGCTGCAACGCTGCCTGCACCTGATCGGCGCGAAGCTGCCGTAG
- a CDS encoding pilus assembly protein, translated as MAHPLSLLRATLLLLAWLASAQAFGASLAQTPLLVSNIAPPMNMLVVGRDQKLYFPAYNDASDIDGDGQLDTYYKPSIDYTGYFDSYKCYVYDALSGTFAPSSTTSTKRCTSAAGRWSGDYLNYLTMSRLDVLRKVLYGGYRSTDSGLATVLERAFIPNDAHSWGKEYLSVARDGYNLADYTPISAPTNGKYVLFANTSIGSGTLGAYSSAAVPRLRIITSTQQTLGTYRIWGWVSRESAQGTNTLTSTTNSDATIAPAYDLNVRVQVCVAGLLESNCAQYGSLYKPTGVLHDYGAADKMYFGLVTGTYANNLRGGVVRKAAASFSNEYSSTTGRFLTDASSGSGCLNGRCYVNNSGIVANLDRLVFSAGCTDATGYNLNPLVNGKCVDWGNPLGEMAYETLRYYAGKAPTAAYAAGATDTALGLSSLSTWANPYSTYPSCTRPFMTLMSDVNPSYDSDVPGSTLGTDSRPTTDIGFDFASIGATLWSREVGGSASVNVGQSGASNDSAPTAKTASSFASIRGLAEEPTRQGSYATSAVSFFGSQNALTTAGSNRVQSFSIAQSSTLPNIRIKTSKGTLRLVPFSMNVSQNVVSQITGFYIDTLTRDSAGNLTAITFRVVYDDSAQGRDYDMDAIVLYTVTAKSDGSVDVTSRTEYSVAGDESHMGYTMAGTTRDGVYLEVTGGGSGSVRNKLDTPDGRYPGDCSATGVTCALLPGLNGSSGALSGGRLAYHTRTFTPSATTAVTNLQDPLWYAAKYGKTDLVNWDRDGDGVPDNYFLVSNPGKLASQLKSAFDDILQLNTSVAAVAVDSQSLDSGSYTYVPTFVTGDWTGDLVKKQKTLTTTSTGAITTTTTTLWRASAQLGTPSTRNILFARNGALSAFNWNNLTAAQQTQLNRTVAGVVDSQGQARVGFLRGENNSFRTRTTLLGDMINSAPVLVSGSDYLASRADALEGSTTYAAYATALAAKPSVVYVGANDGMLHAFNAATGAELFAFIPSAVIPNLNALTAPDYGKQQGTEHRYFVDGTPVVSDVYYGSAWHKVLVGSLGAGGREVFALDVTDPTAPRLLWEFTSDNDSSLGYTAARPSIARLHNGKWVALVPNGYDIGSSSAALLIIDIQTGALLRKITATPNLSAAETASLDALNNGLSRLFVADANSDGIADYAYGGDLLGNLWRFDLIDTSLSDPLNSAAAEARYAVSFGGNPLYVARNASGTRQPITSAPSLVDHPSGIGYIVAFGTGRYLLTSDKTSTAPQSLYGIWDRKVAGEATSVSLTAARTRSNLQAQTLTAGTFNGTSTYTLSNNAVAWYDSSGNTADANVNRWGWYFDFPVAGERQIYDMTLYGASLIFSSSTPQTGTCAAGLSGTRYAIDPESGGLTLYNVFDLNNDGTFDALSGFITGGGDITVSGGYTYTGAEGGGTSVLPDAIHTNTGAVSGRRTWQIQPAN; from the coding sequence ATGGCCCATCCCCTGAGCCTGCTGCGCGCGACGCTCCTGCTGCTCGCCTGGCTGGCGAGCGCCCAGGCCTTTGGCGCCTCGCTGGCGCAGACGCCGCTGCTGGTCAGCAACATCGCCCCGCCGATGAACATGCTGGTGGTCGGCCGCGACCAGAAGCTGTACTTCCCGGCCTACAACGACGCCTCGGACATCGACGGCGACGGCCAACTGGATACCTACTACAAGCCAAGCATCGACTACACCGGCTACTTCGACTCCTACAAGTGCTATGTCTACGACGCGCTGAGCGGCACCTTCGCGCCGTCCAGCACCACCAGCACCAAGCGCTGCACCAGCGCGGCCGGGCGCTGGAGCGGCGACTACCTGAACTACCTGACCATGTCGCGCCTGGACGTGCTGCGCAAGGTGCTCTACGGCGGCTACCGCTCCACCGACAGCGGCCTGGCCACGGTGCTCGAGCGCGCCTTCATCCCCAACGACGCGCACAGCTGGGGCAAGGAGTACCTGAGCGTTGCGCGCGACGGCTACAACCTGGCCGACTACACGCCGATCAGCGCGCCCACCAACGGCAAGTACGTGCTCTTCGCCAACACCTCCATCGGCAGCGGCACCCTGGGCGCCTACAGCAGCGCCGCGGTGCCCCGCCTGCGCATCATCACCAGCACCCAGCAGACCCTGGGCACCTACCGCATCTGGGGCTGGGTCTCGCGGGAGTCGGCCCAGGGCACCAATACCCTCACCAGCACCACCAACAGCGACGCCACCATCGCCCCGGCCTACGACCTCAACGTGCGCGTGCAGGTCTGCGTGGCCGGCCTGCTGGAAAGCAACTGCGCCCAGTACGGCAGCCTCTACAAGCCCACGGGCGTGCTGCACGACTATGGCGCCGCCGACAAGATGTACTTCGGCCTGGTCACCGGCACCTATGCCAACAACCTGCGCGGCGGCGTGGTGCGCAAGGCCGCGGCGTCCTTCAGCAACGAATACAGCAGCACCACCGGGCGCTTCCTCACCGATGCCAGCAGTGGCAGCGGCTGCCTCAACGGCCGCTGCTACGTGAACAACAGCGGCATCGTCGCCAACCTGGACCGCCTGGTGTTTTCCGCCGGCTGCACCGACGCCACCGGCTACAACCTCAACCCGCTGGTCAACGGCAAGTGCGTGGACTGGGGCAACCCGCTGGGCGAAATGGCCTACGAGACCCTGCGCTACTACGCCGGCAAGGCGCCCACCGCGGCCTATGCCGCCGGTGCCACCGACACCGCCCTCGGCCTTTCCAGCCTGAGCACCTGGGCCAATCCCTACAGCACCTATCCGTCCTGCACCCGGCCGTTCATGACGCTGATGAGCGACGTCAACCCCAGCTACGACTCGGATGTGCCGGGCAGCACCCTGGGCACCGACAGCCGCCCGACTACCGACATCGGCTTCGACTTCGCCAGCATCGGCGCCACCTTGTGGAGCCGCGAGGTGGGCGGCAGCGCGTCGGTGAACGTCGGCCAGTCCGGCGCCAGCAACGATTCGGCGCCCACCGCCAAGACCGCCAGCAGCTTCGCCAGCATTCGCGGGCTGGCCGAGGAACCCACGCGCCAGGGCAGCTACGCCACCTCCGCGGTGTCCTTCTTCGGCAGCCAGAACGCCCTGACCACCGCCGGCTCGAACCGGGTGCAGAGCTTCTCCATCGCCCAGTCCTCGACGCTGCCCAACATCCGCATCAAGACCAGCAAGGGCACGCTGCGCCTGGTGCCGTTCAGCATGAACGTCAGCCAGAACGTGGTCAGCCAGATCACCGGCTTCTACATCGACACCCTCACCCGCGACAGCGCCGGCAACCTCACCGCCATCACCTTCCGCGTGGTCTACGACGACTCTGCCCAGGGCCGCGACTACGACATGGACGCCATCGTGCTCTACACCGTGACGGCGAAGAGCGACGGCAGCGTGGACGTCACCAGCCGGACCGAGTATTCGGTGGCCGGCGACGAATCCCACATGGGCTACACCATGGCTGGCACCACACGGGATGGCGTGTACCTGGAGGTCACCGGCGGCGGCAGCGGGTCCGTGCGCAACAAGCTCGACACGCCCGATGGCCGGTACCCCGGCGACTGCTCGGCAACCGGCGTCACCTGCGCCCTGCTGCCCGGCCTCAACGGCAGCAGCGGGGCGCTCAGCGGCGGCCGCCTGGCCTATCACACGCGCACCTTCACGCCCTCGGCAACCACGGCCGTGACCAACCTGCAGGACCCATTGTGGTACGCCGCCAAGTACGGCAAGACCGACCTGGTCAACTGGGACCGCGACGGCGACGGCGTCCCGGACAACTACTTCCTGGTCAGCAACCCCGGCAAGCTCGCCTCCCAGCTCAAGTCCGCCTTCGACGACATCCTCCAGCTCAACACCTCGGTCGCCGCGGTGGCGGTGGACTCGCAGTCGCTGGACAGCGGCAGCTACACCTACGTCCCCACCTTCGTCACTGGCGACTGGACCGGCGATCTGGTGAAGAAGCAGAAGACCCTGACCACCACCAGCACCGGCGCGATCACCACGACCACCACCACGCTGTGGCGCGCGTCGGCGCAACTGGGCACGCCCAGCACGCGCAACATCCTCTTCGCCAGGAATGGCGCGCTCAGCGCATTCAACTGGAACAACCTGACGGCGGCCCAGCAGACCCAGCTCAACCGCACCGTCGCCGGCGTGGTGGACAGCCAGGGGCAGGCGCGGGTCGGCTTCCTGCGCGGCGAGAACAACAGCTTCCGCACCCGCACCACGCTGCTGGGCGACATGATCAATTCGGCGCCGGTGCTGGTCAGCGGCTCCGACTACCTGGCCTCGCGCGCCGATGCCCTGGAGGGCAGCACGACCTACGCGGCGTATGCCACGGCGCTGGCGGCAAAACCCTCGGTGGTCTACGTCGGCGCCAACGACGGCATGCTGCACGCCTTCAACGCCGCCACCGGCGCCGAGCTGTTCGCCTTCATCCCCAGCGCCGTCATCCCCAACCTCAATGCCCTCACCGCGCCGGACTACGGCAAGCAGCAGGGCACCGAGCACCGCTACTTCGTCGACGGCACGCCGGTGGTCTCCGATGTCTACTACGGCTCGGCCTGGCACAAGGTGCTGGTGGGCAGCCTCGGCGCCGGCGGCCGCGAGGTGTTCGCCCTCGACGTCACCGACCCCACCGCGCCCAGGTTGCTCTGGGAGTTCACCAGCGACAACGACAGCAGCCTCGGCTACACGGCGGCGCGGCCATCCATCGCCCGCCTGCACAACGGCAAGTGGGTGGCGCTGGTGCCCAATGGCTACGATATCGGCAGCAGCAGTGCCGCACTGCTGATCATCGACATCCAGACCGGCGCGCTGCTGCGCAAGATCACCGCCACCCCGAACCTCTCCGCCGCCGAAACCGCCTCGCTGGACGCGCTGAACAATGGCCTGTCGCGCCTGTTCGTCGCCGACGCCAACAGCGACGGCATCGCCGACTATGCCTATGGCGGCGACCTGCTGGGCAACCTCTGGCGCTTCGACCTCATCGACACCAGCCTGAGCGACCCGCTCAACAGCGCCGCCGCCGAGGCGCGCTACGCCGTGTCCTTCGGCGGCAACCCGCTGTACGTCGCGCGCAACGCCAGCGGCACGCGCCAGCCGATCACCAGCGCGCCGTCCCTGGTCGACCATCCCAGCGGCATCGGCTACATCGTCGCCTTCGGCACAGGGCGCTACCTGCTCACGTCCGACAAGACCTCCACTGCGCCCCAGAGCCTTTACGGCATCTGGGACCGCAAGGTCGCCGGCGAGGCCACCAGCGTCTCGCTGACCGCCGCGCGCACGCGCAGCAACCTGCAGGCGCAGACGCTCACGGCGGGCACCTTCAACGGCACGTCGACCTACACCCTGAGCAACAACGCGGTGGCCTGGTACGACAGCTCCGGCAACACCGCCGATGCCAACGTCAACAGGTGGGGCTGGTACTTCGACTTCCCCGTGGCGGGCGAGCGGCAGATCTACGACATGACGCTCTATGGCGCCAGCCTCATCTTCAGCAGCTCGACGCCGCAGACCGGCACCTGCGCCGCCGGCCTCTCCGGCACCCGCTACGCCATCGATCCCGAAAGCGGCGGGCTGACGCTCTACAACGTCTTCGACCTGAACAACGACGGCACCTTCGACGCGCTCTCGGGATTCATCACCGGCGGTGGCGATATCACTGTCTCCGGTGGCTACACCTACACCGGCGCCGAAGGGGGTGGCACCAGCGTGCTGCCCGATGCCATCCACACCAACACCGGCGCCGTCAGCGGCCGGCGCACCTGGCAGATCCAGCCAGCCAACTGA
- the benA gene encoding benzoate 1,2-dioxygenase large subunit: MSLGIEYLRSLLEEDPEKGVYRCRREMFTDPRLFDLEMTHIFEGNWVYLAHESQIPEKNDFLTTMIGRQSIFIARNKEGQLNAFLNACSHKGAMLCRHKSGNRASYTCPFHGWTFNNSGKLLKVKDPAEAGYPQGFNCEGSHDLTKVARFESYRGFLFGSLKAEVRPLVEHLGESAKIIDMIVDQSPEGLEVLRGSSSYIYEGNWKLTAENGADGYHVSSVHWNYAATQNQRQQREAGGEVKTMSAGGWAKQGGGFYSFDHGHLLLWTRWANPEARPAFERRDELVRDHGQARADWMIENSRNLCLYPNVYLMDQFSSQIRIARPIDVNRTEITIYCIAPKGESSAARAQRIRQYEDFFNVSGMATPDDLEEFRSCQQAYQGSAGGWNDLSRGAQHWVEGADAAAREIDLAPALSGVRTEDEGLFVRQHQYWQQTMIDALAAEQATRIALKEEGV, from the coding sequence ATGTCCCTGGGTATCGAGTACTTGCGTTCGCTGCTTGAGGAAGACCCCGAGAAGGGCGTCTACCGCTGCCGGCGGGAGATGTTCACCGACCCGCGCCTGTTCGACCTGGAGATGACCCACATCTTCGAGGGCAACTGGGTCTACCTCGCCCATGAGAGCCAGATCCCGGAGAAGAACGACTTCCTCACCACGATGATCGGTCGCCAGTCGATCTTCATCGCGCGCAACAAGGAAGGCCAGCTCAACGCCTTCCTCAACGCCTGCAGCCACAAGGGCGCCATGCTCTGCCGGCACAAGTCCGGCAACCGCGCGAGCTACACCTGCCCCTTCCACGGCTGGACCTTCAACAACTCCGGCAAGCTGCTCAAGGTCAAGGACCCGGCCGAGGCGGGCTACCCGCAAGGCTTCAACTGCGAAGGCTCCCACGACCTGACGAAGGTCGCGCGCTTCGAGTCCTACCGCGGCTTCCTCTTCGGCAGCCTGAAGGCCGAGGTCAGACCGCTGGTGGAGCACCTGGGCGAGTCGGCGAAGATCATCGACATGATCGTCGACCAGTCCCCCGAAGGCCTGGAAGTGCTGCGCGGATCGAGCAGCTACATCTACGAAGGCAACTGGAAGCTCACCGCCGAGAACGGCGCCGACGGCTACCACGTGAGCTCCGTGCACTGGAACTACGCCGCCACCCAGAACCAGCGGCAGCAGCGCGAAGCAGGCGGCGAGGTGAAGACCATGAGCGCCGGCGGCTGGGCCAAGCAGGGCGGCGGTTTCTACTCCTTCGACCATGGCCACTTGCTGCTCTGGACCCGTTGGGCCAACCCCGAGGCGCGCCCCGCCTTCGAGCGCCGCGACGAACTGGTCCGCGACCATGGCCAGGCCCGTGCCGACTGGATGATCGAGAATTCGCGCAACCTGTGCCTGTACCCCAACGTCTACCTGATGGACCAGTTCAGCTCGCAGATCCGCATCGCCCGGCCCATCGACGTCAACCGCACCGAGATCACCATCTACTGCATCGCCCCCAAGGGCGAGAGCAGCGCGGCGCGCGCCCAGCGCATCCGCCAGTACGAGGACTTCTTCAACGTCAGCGGCATGGCCACGCCGGACGACCTGGAGGAGTTCCGTTCCTGCCAGCAGGCCTACCAGGGCAGTGCCGGCGGCTGGAACGACCTGTCGCGCGGGGCGCAGCACTGGGTCGAAGGCGCCGATGCCGCCGCGCGGGAGATCGATCTTGCGCCGGCGCTGTCCGGCGTACGCACCGAGGACGAAGGCTTGTTCGTGCGGCAGCACCAGTACTGGCAGCAGACCATGATCGACGCGCTGGCCGCCGAGCAGGCCACTCGCATCGCGCTGAAAGAGGAGGGCGTGTGA
- a CDS encoding cupin domain-containing protein, translating to MHPTPFILTPSERSPALNVVGIRINVLVADTDSAAQRITFQTGEEGAGPPPHTHDWDESFYVLHGEVVFTVAERTAACHPGTLIHIPAGTLHGFHFGPGGGEMLEITGSQSQAIEMFRALDRELPPGPLDVPKTVAVAGEYGVIFRL from the coding sequence ATGCATCCCACCCCGTTCATCCTCACGCCGAGCGAGCGCAGCCCGGCGCTCAATGTGGTCGGCATCCGCATCAACGTGCTGGTGGCCGACACCGATTCGGCAGCGCAGCGAATCACCTTCCAGACGGGCGAGGAGGGCGCCGGGCCGCCGCCGCATACCCATGACTGGGACGAGTCCTTCTATGTGCTGCACGGCGAGGTCGTCTTCACCGTCGCCGAGCGCACCGCCGCCTGCCATCCCGGCACGCTGATCCATATTCCCGCCGGCACCCTGCATGGCTTCCACTTCGGCCCCGGCGGCGGCGAGATGCTGGAGATCACCGGCAGCCAGAGCCAGGCCATCGAGATGTTCCGCGCGCTGGATCGCGAACTCCCGCCCGGCCCGCTGGACGTGCCGAAGACCGTCGCCGTGGCCGGCGAATACGGCGTCATCTTCCGCCTCTGA
- a CDS encoding type IV pilin protein: protein MKQQRRERGFTLIELMIAVVIVAILAGIAFPSYQRYVLRSHRVEAQALLSEAAARQERYYSQNNAYASTAAALNMTSQVNALQYYSLAISNVTDTSYTLTATAQGAQAKDGQCLSLSIDQAGTRSNTGTGTGTTCWQ from the coding sequence ATGAAGCAACAGCGGCGCGAGCGGGGCTTCACCCTGATCGAACTGATGATCGCGGTGGTGATCGTGGCGATCCTCGCCGGCATCGCCTTTCCCAGCTACCAGCGCTACGTGCTGCGCAGCCATCGGGTAGAAGCCCAGGCGCTGCTCAGCGAGGCCGCCGCCCGGCAGGAACGCTACTACTCGCAGAACAACGCCTATGCCAGCACGGCGGCGGCGCTGAACATGACCAGCCAGGTCAACGCGCTGCAGTACTACAGCCTGGCGATCTCCAACGTCACCGACACCAGCTACACGCTCACCGCCACTGCCCAGGGCGCCCAGGCCAAGGACGGCCAGTGCCTGAGCCTGAGCATCGACCAGGCCGGCACCCGCAGCAACACCGGCACGGGAACCGGCACCACCTGCTGGCAGTGA
- the benC gene encoding benzoate 1,2-dioxygenase electron transfer component BenC — MNHKIALNFEDGVTRFIDASPSETVADAAYRQGINIPLDCRDGACGTCKCFAEAGRYDLGQDYIEDALSEEEAQQGYVLTCQMRAQSDCVVRVPASSQVCKTAQASFEASISAVRQLSDSTISLSIRGESLSTLAFLPGQYVNLRVPGSEQSRAYSFSSLQKDGEVSFLIRNVPGGLMSSFLTGLAKAGDTMTLAGPLGSFYLREIRRPLLLLAGGTGLAPFTAMLEQIAERGSEHPLHLIYGVTHDVDLVELDRLEAFAARIPTFTWSACVASPQSTHPRKGYVTQHITPAHLNDGEVDIYLCGPPPMVEAVSQYIREQGITPANFYYEKFAASAA; from the coding sequence ATGAACCACAAGATCGCCCTCAACTTCGAAGACGGCGTTACCCGCTTCATCGACGCCAGCCCCAGCGAAACCGTGGCTGACGCGGCCTACCGCCAGGGCATCAACATCCCGCTGGATTGCCGCGACGGCGCCTGCGGCACCTGCAAGTGCTTCGCCGAGGCCGGCCGCTACGACCTGGGCCAGGACTACATCGAGGATGCGCTGAGCGAGGAGGAAGCCCAGCAGGGCTACGTGCTCACCTGCCAGATGCGTGCGCAGAGCGACTGCGTGGTGCGCGTGCCGGCTTCCTCGCAGGTCTGCAAGACCGCCCAGGCCAGCTTCGAGGCGAGCATCAGTGCGGTGCGCCAGCTGTCCGACAGTACGATTTCGCTGTCCATTCGCGGCGAGTCGCTGAGCACGCTGGCCTTCCTGCCGGGGCAATACGTCAACCTGCGGGTGCCGGGCAGCGAGCAGAGCCGCGCCTACTCCTTCAGCTCGTTGCAGAAGGACGGCGAGGTGAGCTTCCTCATTCGCAACGTGCCGGGCGGGCTGATGAGCAGCTTCCTCACCGGGCTTGCCAAGGCCGGTGACACCATGACCCTGGCCGGCCCGCTGGGCAGCTTCTACCTGCGCGAGATCAGGCGGCCGCTGTTGCTGCTGGCCGGCGGCACCGGTCTTGCGCCCTTCACCGCGATGCTCGAACAGATCGCCGAGCGCGGCAGCGAACATCCGCTGCACCTGATCTACGGCGTCACCCACGATGTCGACCTGGTGGAGCTGGACCGCCTGGAGGCCTTCGCCGCGCGCATCCCCACCTTCACCTGGAGCGCCTGCGTGGCCAGCCCGCAGAGCACCCACCCGCGCAAGGGCTATGTCACCCAGCACATCACACCGGCGCACCTGAACGACGGCGAGGTGGACATCTACCTCTGCGGCCCGCCGCCGATGGTCGAGGCGGTGAGCCAGTACATCCGCGAACAGGGCATCACCCCGGCGAACTTCTACTACGAGAAGTTCGCGGCGAGCGCGGCCTGA
- the benB gene encoding benzoate 1,2-dioxygenase small subunit, whose protein sequence is MSRYETVRDFLYREARYLDDKDWDAWLELYAADATFWMPAWDDRDQLTEDPQREISLIWYGNRGGLEDRVFRIKTERSSATLPDTRTSHNLSNIEVLGEADGQCRVRFNWHTLSFRYKTVDSYFGTSFYTLDVRGEQPRVLAKKVVLKNDYVRQVIDIYHI, encoded by the coding sequence ATGAGCCGCTACGAGACCGTGCGCGACTTCCTCTACCGCGAAGCCCGCTACCTCGACGACAAGGACTGGGACGCCTGGCTGGAGCTGTACGCCGCCGACGCCACCTTCTGGATGCCCGCCTGGGATGACCGCGACCAGCTCACCGAGGACCCGCAGCGGGAAATCTCGCTGATCTGGTACGGCAACCGCGGCGGCCTGGAAGACCGTGTGTTCCGCATCAAGACCGAGCGTTCCAGCGCGACCCTGCCGGACACCCGCACCTCCCACAACCTCAGCAACATCGAGGTGCTCGGCGAGGCCGACGGGCAGTGCCGGGTGCGCTTCAACTGGCACACGCTGAGCTTCCGCTACAAGACCGTCGACAGCTACTTCGGCACCAGTTTCTACACGCTCGATGTGCGTGGCGAGCAACCGCGGGTGTTGGCGAAGAAAGTGGTCCTGAAGAACGACTACGTCAGACAAGTCATCGACATCTACCACATCTGA
- a CDS encoding AraC family transcriptional regulator — protein sequence MQSLLSERSRVFERADPYAVSGYVNQHVGSHDLRLPAHGQPQASLNHRRFASLDLCRISYGGAVRVTSPALESIFHLQILLSGHCLWRSQRQEHALAPGELLLINPDDPVDLTYSDDCEKFILKIPVTLLEAICADQRWRHPRAGVRFTENRYRLGELEGFVNLLSMICQESEASERLARVDEHYQQIVASKLLTLLKTNVSREPIAGASASFERIEAYIEGHLREDIDIEALARQASMSLRSLYALFERHAGTTPRQYIRRLKLERIRACLSDPACPVRSVTELALDYGFLHLGRFAEGYRQQFGELPSETLRRRG from the coding sequence ATGCAAAGCCTGCTGAGCGAGCGCAGCCGTGTGTTCGAGCGTGCCGATCCCTATGCGGTGTCCGGCTACGTCAACCAGCATGTCGGCAGCCACGACCTGCGCCTGCCAGCCCATGGCCAGCCGCAGGCCAGCCTCAACCACCGGCGCTTCGCCAGCCTGGACCTGTGCCGCATCAGCTATGGCGGCGCAGTGCGCGTCACCTCGCCGGCACTGGAGAGCATCTTCCACCTGCAGATCCTCCTCAGCGGCCACTGCCTGTGGCGCAGCCAGCGCCAGGAGCACGCCCTGGCGCCGGGCGAGCTGCTGCTGATCAACCCGGACGACCCGGTGGACCTCACCTACTCGGACGACTGCGAGAAGTTCATCCTGAAGATTCCGGTGACCCTGCTCGAAGCCATCTGCGCCGACCAGCGCTGGCGCCACCCGCGCGCCGGCGTGCGCTTCACCGAGAACCGCTACCGGCTGGGCGAGCTGGAAGGCTTCGTCAACCTGCTGTCGATGATCTGCCAGGAGTCCGAGGCCAGCGAGCGCCTGGCGCGGGTGGACGAGCACTACCAGCAGATCGTCGCCAGCAAACTGCTGACCCTGCTCAAGACCAACGTCAGCCGCGAGCCCATCGCCGGCGCCAGTGCGTCCTTCGAGCGCATCGAGGCGTACATCGAGGGGCACCTGCGCGAGGACATCGACATCGAGGCACTGGCGCGCCAGGCGTCCATGAGCCTGCGATCCCTCTATGCGCTGTTCGAGCGCCACGCCGGCACCACACCGCGCCAGTACATCCGCCGGCTCAAGCTGGAGCGCATCCGCGCCTGCCTGAGCGATCCGGCGTGCCCGGTGCGCAGCGTCACCGAGCTGGCCCTGGACTATGGCTTCCTGCACCTGGGGCGCTTCGCCGAAGGCTACCGGCAACAGTTCGGCGAACTGCCCTCGGAGACGCTCCGGCGCCGCGGCTGA
- a CDS encoding 1,6-dihydroxycyclohexa-2,4-diene-1-carboxylate dehydrogenase — MNRFDNKTALVTGAAQGIGRRVAERLVEEGATVIAVDRSEIVHELQDALGQRGEVLTLTADLERFADCQGMVAQALARFGRLDILINNVGGTIWAKPFEHYAEEEIEAEVRRSLFPTLWCCRAALVPMLEQGAGAIVNVSSIATRGVNRVPYGAAKGGVNALTACLAFETAERGVRVNATAPGGTEAPPRRIPRNAAQQSEEEQRWYQQIVDQTVGSSLMKRYGTLDEQAGAILFLASDEASYITGVTLPVGGGDLG; from the coding sequence ATGAATAGATTCGACAACAAGACCGCCCTCGTCACCGGCGCCGCCCAAGGCATCGGCCGCCGCGTCGCCGAGCGGCTGGTGGAAGAGGGCGCGACGGTCATCGCCGTGGACCGCTCCGAGATCGTCCACGAGCTGCAGGACGCCCTCGGCCAGCGTGGCGAGGTGCTGACGCTGACCGCCGACCTGGAACGCTTCGCCGACTGCCAGGGCATGGTCGCCCAGGCGCTCGCGCGCTTCGGCCGCCTCGACATCCTCATCAACAACGTCGGCGGCACCATCTGGGCCAAGCCCTTCGAGCACTACGCCGAAGAGGAGATCGAAGCCGAGGTGCGCCGCTCATTGTTTCCCACCTTGTGGTGCTGCCGCGCGGCGCTGGTGCCGATGCTGGAGCAGGGCGCGGGCGCCATCGTCAACGTGTCGTCCATCGCCACCCGAGGGGTGAACCGCGTGCCCTACGGCGCCGCGAAGGGCGGGGTGAATGCGCTGACCGCCTGCCTGGCCTTCGAGACCGCCGAACGCGGCGTGCGGGTCAATGCCACCGCGCCGGGCGGTACCGAGGCGCCGCCGCGACGCATCCCGCGCAACGCGGCGCAGCAGAGCGAAGAGGAGCAGCGCTGGTACCAGCAGATCGTCGACCAGACCGTGGGCAGCAGCCTGATGAAACGCTACGGGACCCTCGACGAGCAGGCCGGCGCGATCCTCTTCCTCGCTTCCGACGAGGCCAGCTACATCACCGGCGTGACCCTGCCGGTGGGTGGCGGCGACCTGGGCTGA